The Sparus aurata chromosome 15, fSpaAur1.1, whole genome shotgun sequence genomic interval TCCGACTGGCTTCCAAAGAAGCCGTTAAGTCACAAAACCTCCTCGTTGGTACACGTGTTAAACTGAGATTGAAGCACTGACCTGTTAGTATCTTCAGCAGAATGTCAGTATTAAAAGTCCTTGTTATACAGGATCACCCCTCCAGAGTGTTACATTACACAATTACAAAATGCtttacaatgaaaacagaacatgtttttcaaaaaaaagcAAGGAAATGGTAAAATGAGGTTAAATgcaataatataaattacactAGTAATGATTATTACTGAATCATTAACACGAAAGCAGCATTTTAGTGATTAAATCTGAACTATTTTGAACTCTGTTCAGTATTGAATATAATGTGTATTATCACAGTCTGATCATATGTTTCTTGTGTAAAATCTTGATACATAAAGTAATTAAATCCTGTAAAGCTATACACAGTTGTCAGACAAATGCAATAGAGTGAAGCAGTCAAGTACATGTACCTTAATATTTTGACTGAGAACAACACTGAGTAAATGTAGATTACACTATTGAAAACTATTAATTATAAAACCTTTCTAAAATGCCCGCTTACTCAAGTGTTGTCTCTATGCATTCCACCATAACTACAGAAACTAGGTCAAACCATGCAACAGCTTCTTCTCCCAGACACATTAGTGCCAGCGCTGAGGCCTTCGAGTGGCCAAGAAGCTTTCCAACGAACTCGTGCTCCTGGTAGGGTAGAGCAGCCTGGAGTGGCCCTCATTCATCAACCGctccagctcctgcagacagCTGCAGAGGCAGCACAGAGGAGCCGGCATGTTTACACCACAGCTCAGCAGAGGCCTTCAGGACAGAACAGATGGAAATCCCTGTACATACTCATTTACACAGTCTGACGTGCACTCACTCAAACAGTGCAGTGTTCAGGCAGGGGTTGAAATTGACACATTTATGATGCCTTATGAAATGAGGTTGCACTGTTAAgtattcatttttgtttgtgggGCATTTGACCTCTGTGTATTATTTGACCTGTAAATGAAAGACATGACCAGCCTCATGCCATCAGGGGATCTGGACAGTCCCTCTGATACAGTCTTTAACTAGGCTGTGGCACCACCTTGTGGCCACATCATATACTGCAATCAAATTCAGGCCCACCCACTTCCATTTGTTGTGACATGTGTCACTCACGCTGCAGAGGTATTCATTGGTCAACAATCCCTCGGTGCATGTTTTCTTGAACTTTAACCTGACCTGGGATTGGCTTCGCAGTGTCATCTAGATTTCTATTGGTGGATCCGCTCACTCCCACTTCACAGTCTCCGATTGCAAGTTGAAGGTGAAAGTCTTCTTTCATCCCATCAGCTGCCCCGGCAACCGTTTGTGACAGTCCTGCCACAGAACAGACCTCAGTGAAATAAACAGCAGCTATGTCGGTGTTTTCTGAGGTCCCACAAGCAGCCCCGGTCGCTGTCTTCAAGCTAACGCAGGATTTCACTAACGACCAGTTTCCCAAGAAGGTGAACCTCGGAGTGGGAGGTAAGTCATTGAAGTCATTTAGCCTGTGTGTGAGTTTAAGTTCTTGCTAATGGTGGCTTAGCTAACCGAGCTAGCTGGATGGTCATTAGCAAAATACGGTGCACTCGTAATATTCAAATTTTGACATAAATGTTCCCTAATTTCTTTAGGGaaatatgtttaaatgtgtattacaataataataaaaaaaaaataccaattaGATGCAGCCACACTTTTTGGTCGCTCTTGCATAAAAAACTTTGGAATTCAGTGTAACACCTGAAGCGTTAACGTTATCTAGTTATATGGGCAAATGTCTCCAAAATGTCATATTTGGTGTAACGTCACAGTTTTGGGGGGatgttatatttacattattcaACGTTGCTATTCCGCTCTGAAGAGGAGGGCCGCTCCATTTCATCGGACTCTGTTGAGAGTATAAACAACTGATCGATTAAACCACGCAACTTGCTGTCAGTCCACACCAGCTCCTGACTGCAACCCTGTCGACGATGAATCCCTATTATGTAATAGCGTCGCACAAAGATccatctcctctcttcctccatttAGCTGCACAATAAGAGGTTATTGTGCAGCAGAATGGAGGTCCAGGGACCAGGGAGGGATTGGATTACTGTTCTGTCATACTTCAACAACAAGAAGTTGAAACATGTATGTAAGTGTAAGTCCTGCTTCTCTCCAAAAGCAAGCAAATGGCACATTTCAGCAGTCATTACAACAGTTTTCAGTGTTAATCTTATTAAAGTCCTAATCCTTGCTGCTTACATTGCAAAGGAACAGTGTGGGAGATGTTGCTGAGCTCTCGTGTGGCGCTGCGCGGCAGGGTGAAGCTACCTGAGTCCCATGATTAGTGCAGGAGGCTGAGGCCTCATAATCCCCTTCTCTCTGCAAGCCACAGTGCTGCAGATGGCCATGAGCCACTGGGCAGCTGGGAAATGTAGGCCACGCAATGTGTAGTATGTTAAAAGTCATGTCTACAGCCGAATCAGGCAGTCGATCTATTGAAAATGAATCAGTTACTATTTCTGCAATCCACAGATTGCtcaagtattattattattttttttcaaagggcAAAATTTACTTGTGCCAGCTAGTAGTGGCTGGCACCACTAACTATCGGAGTTGCCGTtttctttatcttattttataaGAAAACGGAATACCTTTGGGTTCTTGAAGTATGAGAAAGCAATCAGCAGAGTAATCATTAATGGAAACATACATATTAATCAAGTTATTTCAGGATTAACCATTCGTATTTACAGATATATGTGCGTTTTGTGCCGGTGGATGAGAGACTTTACATAAAAAGCTATTTAAACTGAGAATTACTTGTGAGTTGCAAAGCAAGGTGTGTCTCTGTTTTACAGGAAATGGAATATGGTAAGGCGAGGTttgaggtaaaaaaagaaaaaaaaaggctattgCACACTTGAGTCCTTATCAGGTGGTGACATTGAGTTCATCTGgctaaaccacacacacagatgaaagtGCATGTCTGTCACAGTGATCTTTTCAGGGTCAGTTCTACATTCCTGTTATTTGACCCAGGCTATCATGCATAAAGCTTCTTATGGAAAAATATGTGTTATATAGTTGTTAACTTAGTCATACACCTCGAAACAAATACCATTGTTAATCATGAGGTGAACTGATTGGACCAGATGACAGTATCTTGTAAAATATTAGTCAAGGGGATGACCTCAAAAAAGGCCTCACTCATTATATAATAATTTTATACAATTTGTTGTTGAATTGTTCTCCACAGCCTACCGGACAGATGACAGCAAGCCGTGGGTTTTGCCAGTGGtgaaaaaggtggaaaaggtCATTGTGCATGATGACACTTTAAACCATGAGTACCTGCCCATCCTGGGCCTTCCTGAGTTCAGATCCTCAGCCTCCAAGATCGCACTAGGAGACGACAGTCCTGCTATCCAGGAGAACAGGGTTAGTGGAGTAAAACCCCATACTATGTTTCAGCCTTTAACTGATTGAAATTGAAACTCACCGTCTGTGTCTGTCACTGGCAGGTGGGGGCTGTCCAGTGTCTTGGAGGTACAGGCGCACTAAAGATGGGTGCAGAGTTTCTCAGGCGTTTCTACAATGGAAACAACAATACCACAACACCTGTCTATGTGTCCGCACCTACCTGGggtacacacatgcaaacacacacacacacacacacacacacacacacacatccacagtaGAGTATcacacagtggaaataaacaTGCTTCTATAAGAAAAAAGCTCCTCAAAGACTTTGAGCTTTGAATCTGCTACAGAGGCTTCTATAGACTGACTCACTATAGACTTTAGACCCCAGTAGAGTCTTCTGTTAATACTCTCATCTTATCAGTGATCTTGATTTCTTATCAGTTAATATGTTTGAAGCGTTGATAAAACAGTATACATAATTTTATCTACTATGAATATGagtaataaaacactgaaagagaAAGTGAAGATTTTTCTCACCGTTTATTTCAGAAAATCACAATGCTGTATTCGCCAATGCGGGCTTTGAGGATGTCCGTCCATACAAGTACTGGGACGCAGAGAAGAGGGGCCTCGACTTGGCTGGTTTCCTTGGTGACTTGGAGGTAAACTGTGTTATAGGGACCCTGCCACTGTAGAGGtcatcattcattttcagtAGGGGTTTAatgtattcttcttcttctctgtttcctgCAGAGTTGTCCAGCGCACTCCATCTTTGTCCTGCATGCCTGTGCACATAATCCAACTGGCACAGACCCCACGCAGGAGCAGTGGAAGCAGATCGCTGAAGTTATGATggtatagacacacacacacaaacttgtcTGTACTGTCGGCTCAACTATCATGATTAAGTGCCAGTTTAAACAGGACACGGTTTTGCATATTCACTGTGTGCTGATTGTTTGATCTTTTTCCAGAGGCGGAAGCTGTTTGTGTTCTTTGACTCAGCTTATCAGGGATTTGCCTCAGGCAATCTGGAGAAAGATGCCTGGGCTATCCGCTACTTTGTCTCTCTGGGCTTTGAAATGTTCTGCGCCCAGTCGTTCTCTAAGAACTTTGGCCTCTACAGTGAGTTATCCCGGATGCTTTCAGTTGTGCATTACTTGCTTGTAAGACAAAGAATGAATTTTGTCCTGAATCACAGTGACTGTCACAAAGTACATACTACAGCCACAATCTATTTAAGTTATTACTAACTTGTTAACCTTattagttattttattttatcatatgtTATATTTTACTGTATCATCTGTCATGTGTTTGTGCCGTCAGATGAGCGTGTGGGCAACCTCACCGTTGTGGCTCGTGATGCAGACAACCTGAAGAGAATTATGTCCCAGATGGAGAAGATTGTAAGGACAACTTGGTCCAATCCACCGTCTCAGGGAGCTCGCATTGTCGCCATCACTCTGAACTCACCTGAGCTCTTTAGTGAATGGTCAGCAAAAAATATCCCAACAAAAAGAACGCCAAAAGCCCTGCATGAGGTCAcaataatgtaaacatttattttctgcctTTGACTCTAGGAAGGGCAATGTGAAGACCATGGCTGACAGAGTCTTGTTGATGAGAGCTCAGCTGAAAGCCAAGCTTCAAGCTCTGGGGACACCAGGGACCTGGGACCACATCACAGAGCAGATCGGCATGTTCAGCTTCACAGGCCTCAACCGTGAGTGCAAAGACCAAATGCAGATACAAACTAACACTGAAAGTTGCTGCAAATATAGACAAAAATGCTCAAATCGagtgtgtctctttgtttgagaaaAATCTGGGTGCTGTAAACACTGTTGGAGTTATTGAATATCTTAACAGGATTTATACAGCGTTACACTAACATTTAGTAAAATGTTACAcctgtctctgctctctctcctcagccAAACAAGTGGAATACATGATTAAGGAGAAACATATCTACCTAATGGCCAGTGGTCGCATCAACATGTGCGGTCTGACCACCAAGAACATAGACTACGTCGCTGAGTCCATCCATGAGGCTGTCACCCAGGTCCAGTAGATGaatacactacccacaatcctcaGCATTTCCTCCTGCCCGGCCCTGAGCCTCCTGATTCCAGGGAAAGTGTTTGTATCCTGCAGATCTCCTGGAGCAAGCACAAACTCTCATTTGCACAAATTTACAGACCAGCCCGgtttcctcctttccttccagtgtttgtgctaagctaggctaaacacaTCCTGTACCTATTTTTCTATCTGAACGCACAAAGATCTATTAGATACATATTTTCTCATAAAACTTCCTGTAAGATGTGGGAATCATTCCTTTATGTAATTGTGTTTATAATTTCTTTGTGTCCTTATAGTCTGTACTTAGTGTGACGTGAAAGGCTTTTTAAATGCAGTGTACAATTAGTGTATGTGTCATTGCAGGCACCGTCTTTGAGAGGGTTTGTACATCTTTGACTGTGTTGCTCAGCAGTGCTGACTCttaatgtctaaaaatgagTCACATTGTCAAGATCATCCATTCCAAGTGTTAATGACTCACTTCTAATCTTATCTTGGCGGCAGTAATCAGCATGTATGATTAACAGTTGTTAAGCACACTTGATTTATATTAACATGACCAAACTGCTGCAGTGTAGCGTTGAATTGAGGAAGCAATCGTATTGCACGTTGCACTGTACATGAATAAAGTAGCAGTATTACATTTATTGCTGGATGCAATATGAACAAGAAATGAGGGTTCTCAGGAAGATATTTTTAACTTGAACTATGTAATTTATTAATGACTGTCTTCTGCCCAGAGGGGTTATACCAATTACCTCACTTTTAATCTGTATTAATGGAGCTGAATTGCCCTGAACAGGTGTGGAGACTCCAGAGTAATCTCTGTTTTCTCAGTGTTGGGATGTCTCTGGTCCCTGCCAAGTGACTGTTGAGTTTGCACAGCGATCGTCTGTTGTAGCACTAGTGCACTGTTATGTAAGTCTCTCTTGTCAgtggcacaaacacactaatGATCAACCAGTTTGCTATCGTATGACTGGGGTTCACCAGTAAAGCAGTCGTACTGTTTAGCAACTGCATTCAAGCTTAAGCTGACCCCCTTAATCGCTGTAATAAAGAACTTTAAACagtatgtctgtgtttttgtcacgtGTGTTTTAATTGACCATTTTTGGATTTATTCAATGGTTTTTACAAATGGTTTGAAGTGAGTGACCCTGGAGAAGAAATAGTGCAGTGCACACACATTGCGGTAGTTTAAATTGGACAAATATacacaatgaaaagaaaacaaatagaCGAGATCAATAGTTCAGTCaatttattaataatttaatcatCCCTTGTGTAGATCATATGCTCTGTCTCTTGATATCTTTGGGTAACTTATATAATCATCTgatttttacattacaaaatGCACCTATACCTATACCCAAAACAGTATACCAACCCTTAGAAATACGCAAAACTGCAAAATCTCTCAAAGCCATCAGCTGAGAGCGTTTTTGAGTCACACAAATCCTCTCACTCAGAGGCAGCTGTCAGATCAAAACACTTCCCGTTGCATGTACTGTGTACATAGAGGGGTCAATGTGAAAAGCTTAGCAGTGCAGTATCCTTTGTACTTCAATAGCCTTACCAGGCAGAATGAATTATATCACCAATGTCCCCAAAcaccacctgtgtgtgtgcgcgcgcgtgtctGAAGAGAGGCGGTGGCTTGACGTCAGTGTGCGTCATATTGCTATCCTCTTTCAtatctctctctgttctgtgcTGCAGTGTACCTGCCAAGTTGTCACAATGCAGCGTAGTCCAACCTGAGCTGCCACTAGAAACGATCAAATCATTCTCATTATTGCAGCAATAGATGATTTCTAGAAACAATGGCTTAAAATCTTCCCTCAGTGAGCAGCATTGTATGGCCTCCTTCAGCCTTCCTTAGCGGatacagtgacctttgaccctctcTGCTGATACGCGTCAGCTAAACATGAATATTGCCTTCAATGAGAATCACGGCCTTGTCGTTTCGTTGTTCCTTGCTATACTCACGTTACTGTAGTATACTGGACAATATTCACAGGGTGGCCATTTCCCTCTGACATCGTGCTCAGGGTGGGAAACTCACATTTGCTGTTGATATGTTCCAGGTTAGAAGTCATGTAAATGTGGGGAATCAAACAGAACATTATAATTTCATCATTTCCTGATTGATCagtatggaagcccatttctgccagttaaagaaaaaaaaagaagaaaaaaaagattcccATAGGGAGTCATAATTatgataaaaagtcaaatatgAGATACAATTTGAAATTGTAAAATGAAAAGTCATAATTATAATATACAAAGTCGAAACTATGAGGTCAAACAAGAAACTATGACATAAAAAGTTAAACTTATTAGATTACAAAGTCAGAATTACAAGatacaaaaagtcaaaattatgagttcaaaaaataaattgttagataaaaagtcataaatacgagaagaaaaatcaaaattatgagatttaaaaaatccaaATTCTGAAATCCAAAGTCAGAAATACTAGATCAAAAGTTGAAGATATTCAAACAGAGCATCATTGTTACCCATCTACTGAGCATCGGTGATTTGGTAAGGTGAGgcgtctgcacagagcccataGGATGCTAACAGCCACCAGagcagtctgttcaccctgctgccatctgacaaatATACAGATGTCTTTTGACTTGCTGACCAACAGGAAGCGGTGAAATGCTAAccatttgtcagattcccttTGTTTATCTGACATGAAAAATGCCCCACAGCAGTACAACACTTGATCTTCTCGCCCTGAGCATCATATCAGAGGAAAAGGGCCACCATGCGACTATGGTCCATTGTacctatatattttttacttcaCCAACTACAACTTCAGCCCGCTGAATCATTTAAAAATCTACAGTCGCTTAAGATGTCTGTAAGTCACACACTGCACCTCTGTGGCGAGGCTGCAGATTGGTATAATCCGACTCATGCATCCTTTTAGTTAAAGCATGCATATGAAAACACAGGGCTTTCTACAGAGGTAATTCTACAGCGAAAGCAGCATAAAGGAACATGCAAGTAGCAACTACTCTTCCTCGAGAATACTCATATAATATCCATTTGGATCTCTAAACCCCCGAAGATCCCACAACCCCCCAGAACCCCCTAGAACCCCCTAGCTTATTTATAATTGGTGTCTGCAGCTTTAGTGACCTGACCCTGTGAGAGATGAGCGGTACATAGAAATGTGCCCTATGAGGTCGCTAATGGTATGAAGTTGATCGCGCCGACGTATTCTACAGAAAGCAATCAAACAACAGGCTAATGATTatttgaaaaagagagaaaagatggaTAGGAGACAGTGTTTCTGACTGTTCCCGTACAGCTACATACGCAGAGAGAAGGGATGTTTAAGTGTGACGAGACATTCCAAACCAACTATGCAGGACTCATGCATTTGCACAGGAATGATGCATCTGCtgtacgggggggggggggggggggggggttaataTTCAAGCCATTAACAGTACAGCAAGATGACTTATATTGCTATCTTCAAATTACTTTTGGTAATTCGGACGCTTCCATATAAAAACCCGGTAAGAAATTGTGTTAATTCTCGCACAGGAATGCAGCTCGTGTACAGATAAGCAGTTCTTTCAGCTGGAAATCATTTATGGCTTTTTTCGTTGAATTTGGCGAAAAAATTGTGCTCTTGTCTCGTGGCTTTTTCTCTAGTGTGTTGGGCTGTGTTGGCAGTAGGCGGCGCCCCCCATGGCAACACTAGGGCAGTTCCCTgtgcaaataaacattttcattccgTGGGAACGGCCTCatgataacaaataaataataaacacgTTTGTATCCAGTGTAAGATCAAGTAAAAGGTTCTTAGCTGGCTCAGATATTATCTAAGGACCTTGTTGAAAGATTGAGTAGCATCCAGTGATTCAATGTTAACATGGATGGAGCTGCTATAAAAAGCTGACATGGACATGGTTTGCCCGGTTGACTACAAAATGTGATGAAAACCTGCTGAGATCCACACAGTCCAGTGTAAGGCTGGATAAATCCAATACTACGTTGTTTAGATTGGTCCTatcaagttttgttttgtttttttcccagatgCGTCCCACTTGAAGAGTCCCACTTAAGGGTGTGACGTCGGGCAGAGGTGGGACAGAGTTGCCGGTGGGGACCTGAGAAATACTGGTGGCTACAACATGTAAGATGGCTCAGTCTCCCGTGAGAGTTGTGTCGGAGAACGGAGGGAAGGGTCGGCTGTTCGGGAGGGAAAGCCAGTGGatggtgaggaggaagaaggtgTGTGCTTCACCCCTCTTCCCCGGTGTCACTGTGCTAGCTCGTCACAGGCAGTTGCTCTGAACCTTCCTCCAAACTCTTTTCTCTGTCACCGGACTTTTTCCTCCGCTTGTTGcctggagacagaggagaacatGCTGAACTTTAGGTGAGTCGTTACTGGTCAGAATACCTGAAACTCTAGCTCTAAATACAGTCTTTACATCTGCTTTACTTCCATGAGACTGTTCCCGAAACTACCTCAGATTTACCGCTTACAGAATTAACATCAGCCGAATGAAGCTGCACAGCCTCTGATGAATAAATAACGATAAATGAGTCATATTGTATCCGAGCCAACAGGGACAGCTGCATCTGGAGGATCTGCTCTGCAGGAAGGAGTAGGCTGCTGAGAGGGACACGACACATAACCTGTTGCTAAGATACGAGCAGCCcctgttcctgggtctgacagaAAAGTTTGCGCACATCTGACGCCGCGTGTGGGTGTGCTGCTGCATCGCCGCTCGTGACAAATGGCTCACTCACTCAGTTTGCGCAGTATCTTCTTGCCGATGTTCTCCTCGGAGCTGGACAGAGACAGGGAGCTGATGAAGGGGGAGGTGGACGGCTGAGACTCAGGCACATCTGAAGGAGGAAGTTGAACGGAGGATGATGAAGTCAACTTTGAAATGAGCATAACTTTTGACGATGAACATGGCAGCTAAGAATTGATGGCACATTGACATCTACTCCTTTCTTTACGACTTGCTTCAGTCAGTTGCTTTGGAGACATTATTATGAGGACAGGCAGCAGCTGATGTGAGGGGGGATCCATCTCCCTTGTTAACCTGCTacccccctctccatccctgAGTAACAGAGAGTGCAGGGGCAGAGGGGTTGTTCACTTGAACATGTCTGTCTAGTCTGCCTGATTCATTGATCCTTCATCTGAGTGATGTTTGGTACAGTTACAATCTATGCTGTGCTGTGAAACATCAGTAGCCTAACTGCGCTATGTATTGATAAATCCATGCTgctgtctgtggtgctgaagCAGCAGGCGGATTTGTAATTGTGCCTTTTTCTCTCAGTCCTGCCCTTCTGGGTGCTTTCATGTTATCTAACCTTGGTCGGGGCCTAATACTCAATTGTGTACTATACTGTACATAGCATATACTTATACATATCAGGTCTATTCAACTACGTTTTCTAGAAGTTATCCCTTTGTCTGACCTGTAAAGCTCagaatttaaatgtgtaaaaaactgaagaaaaactgATGTTTGCACAATTGAAGAAGAGAAGAGTATAGAGTAGTGCCAacttaaataacaaaatgacaAGAAGTAGCAAGGCACCCTATTTCCTGTGGTGTTTCTGTAATTCTGCAGTCTCTCAGTAGTGCTGGTGCTGTTGAAAATGCACCGACATACCAAGCTTGGGAAGTGTACATGGATGAAGACTTAGTAAGTATAATGGGATCACAAGAAGGAGTCAACAAACATATCTCCTGGTTAGGAATTTGTGGGGCAGCACTCACCGTCCTCTCCGTGACTCTCCGGTCGGTCCTCGTGGATGTAGGGAATCTCATCCATGCGGAGGAACACAGTATCGTTGGGGCTCCTCTGCCCGTCAGATTTACTGCCTGTGAAAAAAGAATCAGACCAATCAGCTAACTGTGAGTAGCCACACAACAGCAGCTGGTCAGCAGCTCTGCCTATAGAGGGAGGTAGAGAACTTGCTTTTTTTGCGTCAGGCAGTGCTTTTTTTAGGGTCCAGTAAGTAGTTAAATATGAGAGTGGGGACAAATTAAGGGCTAAAAGTAAGATATCTAAATTTGATCTAAAGACAAGCTTCAAACAGCAGAAGGGActtaaatggggaaatctgtGGCGTTGTGATTGAACATGAAGTAAAACCTGGCAGTATGTAACTGGACTTTTATATTGACAACCAACAGAACCATCTGTCCAGTGAATTTATTAATGACGctaacgcaaacacacacaaactgggtggcgtgtcacacacacaagcagtgtAAGACAGATGGTAAGTGGGAAATCCTTTAAGCCATGAAACCAGTACAGATTGGTTGATGCCACGTCTGCACCAGTTTTTATGAGTAAGTCACTACTGCATGTGTGTTAGACTTATAGACAGActtatctttacttttaaaaacagtaaatatagtgaagtgaagtgagctCTTTACAGAATGTACCTGTTGGTCATCAGAGCATCAATTGTCAGGTTGCCTATGACCAAGCAGAGCATCAAACATTAATCATGTCGTTCTTCGGCCAGACAGGTTTTTGGCCCTTATGCCTCAAAGCACTCCAATCCGCATGTTACAACCTTTGaaccttttctttcttcctctttaa includes:
- the got1 gene encoding aspartate aminotransferase, cytoplasmic, coding for MSVFSEVPQAAPVAVFKLTQDFTNDQFPKKVNLGVGAYRTDDSKPWVLPVVKKVEKVIVHDDTLNHEYLPILGLPEFRSSASKIALGDDSPAIQENRVGAVQCLGGTGALKMGAEFLRRFYNGNNNTTTPVYVSAPTWENHNAVFANAGFEDVRPYKYWDAEKRGLDLAGFLGDLESCPAHSIFVLHACAHNPTGTDPTQEQWKQIAEVMMRRKLFVFFDSAYQGFASGNLEKDAWAIRYFVSLGFEMFCAQSFSKNFGLYNERVGNLTVVARDADNLKRIMSQMEKIVRTTWSNPPSQGARIVAITLNSPELFSEWKGNVKTMADRVLLMRAQLKAKLQALGTPGTWDHITEQIGMFSFTGLNPKQVEYMIKEKHIYLMASGRINMCGLTTKNIDYVAESIHEAVTQVQ